From a region of the Erythrobacter neustonensis genome:
- a CDS encoding TonB-dependent receptor plug domain-containing protein, which produces MKNFALLNSVAWAALVWAAPVMAQDDGRARGQCYVTGSTETPDAEQLLCYPGEEILVSASRDGLLGRDSFTGSALVISAEQVEDRQTRDVADILRDVPGIAVAGVAGQTQIRLRGSEANHVLVLVDGIEVSDPFAGEFDVGTLQAEPGARLEVLRGQQSALYGPDAIGGVIAYDSATGRARPGFSARIEGGTDDTVNGALRYGASGESWDAALSAVVVSTDGQPNARGGTRDIGRDSYTLAGKGSVAVGDAVTLRAAARFIRTEGQTNDSDFDPASPTFGFIIDSPGVAFTNEAVYALAGARLGTLDGRWTHDLSAQIANVSRETDSPFGITSASEGDRFKVSYVSALNVADAHNLTFAADYEVEGFRNATPGGFVFDERREIEQVGLVGEYRYTGEAFDLTAALRHDINDLFRDATTFRVGAGYRLTESTRLRAAAGSGVKNPGFFELYGFVDGRFIGNAALRPEKSTGWEAGIDQQLGDNASLAVTYFDSELDGEIFTTFPPPNFIATPANRTTTSTQRGIEVALSARLAPQWRLDAAYSYLDAEENGVREVRRPRHIASTALTWEAPGDAASATLVVRHNGATPDVAFTDPSFVPVRVSLDDYTLVNLNARVKLNDSIAAFARAENLLDEEYEQVFSFVSPGRSAVVGIEARF; this is translated from the coding sequence CGCGCGGTCAATGTTATGTGACTGGCAGCACCGAAACACCTGACGCCGAGCAATTGCTGTGCTACCCCGGCGAGGAAATTCTGGTTTCGGCCAGCCGCGACGGATTGCTGGGGCGTGACAGCTTCACCGGCTCCGCGCTCGTGATCTCCGCCGAACAGGTCGAAGACCGCCAGACCCGCGACGTCGCCGATATTCTCCGCGATGTGCCCGGCATCGCGGTCGCAGGCGTCGCGGGCCAGACGCAGATTCGCCTGCGCGGCTCGGAAGCCAATCACGTCCTCGTGCTGGTCGACGGGATCGAAGTGTCCGATCCCTTCGCGGGCGAGTTCGATGTCGGCACGCTGCAGGCCGAACCCGGCGCGCGCCTCGAAGTGCTGCGCGGGCAGCAATCGGCGCTCTACGGCCCCGACGCGATTGGCGGCGTGATCGCCTATGACAGCGCCACCGGCCGCGCGCGGCCGGGCTTTTCCGCAAGAATCGAGGGCGGCACCGATGACACGGTGAACGGCGCGCTGCGTTACGGCGCTTCCGGCGAAAGCTGGGACGCGGCGCTTTCCGCCGTGGTTGTCAGCACCGATGGCCAGCCCAATGCGCGCGGCGGCACGCGCGATATCGGGCGCGACAGCTACACGTTGGCGGGCAAGGGCAGCGTTGCGGTGGGCGATGCGGTCACGCTGCGCGCCGCCGCGCGCTTCATCCGCACCGAAGGCCAGACCAATGACAGCGATTTCGACCCGGCGAGCCCCACCTTCGGCTTCATCATCGACAGCCCCGGCGTCGCCTTTACGAACGAGGCGGTCTATGCGCTCGCCGGTGCACGGCTTGGCACGCTGGACGGGCGCTGGACGCATGACCTTTCCGCGCAGATCGCCAATGTCAGCCGCGAGACCGACAGCCCCTTCGGCATCACTTCGGCAAGCGAGGGCGACCGCTTCAAGGTGTCCTATGTCAGCGCACTGAACGTGGCCGACGCGCACAACCTCACCTTCGCCGCCGATTACGAGGTCGAAGGCTTCCGCAATGCAACGCCGGGCGGCTTCGTGTTCGACGAGCGGCGCGAAATCGAGCAGGTCGGGCTGGTTGGCGAATATCGCTACACCGGCGAGGCTTTCGATCTCACCGCGGCGCTGCGGCACGACATCAACGACCTGTTCCGCGATGCCACCACCTTCCGCGTGGGCGCAGGCTATCGCCTGACCGAAAGCACCCGGCTGCGCGCGGCGGCGGGCAGCGGGGTCAAAAACCCCGGCTTCTTCGAGCTTTACGGCTTCGTCGACGGACGCTTCATCGGCAACGCTGCGCTGCGCCCTGAAAAATCGACCGGGTGGGAAGCGGGCATCGATCAGCAGCTGGGCGACAACGCCAGCCTTGCGGTGACATATTTCGACAGTGAGCTCGACGGCGAAATCTTCACCACGTTCCCGCCCCCGAACTTCATCGCCACCCCCGCCAACCGCACCACCACCAGCACGCAGCGCGGGATCGAAGTCGCGCTCTCGGCGAGGCTGGCGCCGCAATGGCGCCTTGATGCGGCCTATTCCTATCTCGATGCCGAGGAGAACGGCGTGCGCGAGGTGCGCCGGCCGCGTCACATCGCCAGCACCGCGCTGACCTGGGAGGCGCCCGGCGATGCCGCCTCGGCAACGCTGGTGGTTCGCCACAACGGCGCGACCCCCGATGTCGCCTTCACCGATCCCAGCTTCGTGCCGGTGCGAGTGAGCCTCGATGACTACACGCTGGTCAACCTTAACGCGCGTGTGAAGCTCAACGACAGCATCGCCGCCTTTGCCCGCGCCGAAAACCTGCTGGACGAGGAATACGAACAGGTGTTCAGCTTTGTGTCGCCGGGCCGCAGCGCGGTCGTGGGGATCGAAGCGCGTTTTTGA